The genomic window TACAttttttgttttggaaaaaataacTTTACTATGACATGGAAGAAATAAGACGGTTTTTATGCATTAattgatttatttattgtacATCGTGGAGTGAGGCTATACACAGTATTTGGGGCAGCCTGCATCAATTGCTTTACGGTACCAGATACAGGAAGTAAGCTACCAGTGACTTAACACCGTTCAAACATTATCAAGACAGACGAGGACAGTATCATTAATATCAAATTTGATATTATTTGTTACATCATGCTGGAACTCTCCCTGGACGACCGTATCTGCAGTAACTGTATACCAGCTGATGAGCTAAACGACCTAAACGACCAAGCTCCGCCGTGTGATTGGCTAGTGCTGACCATTATCGGTGGAATAACAATATCGATTACCAGCAGATATATAAAGTATTTCATAGTCGATGGTGAATGTGTCATTACGTTACCATCATGAGGTGTTACGACACATTCCTAGATTTCCTTGGAATTTCATACAAAGTAAACAAACAACACGCTAATGCACTCGAGGTACGATGCCATGTAGTAATTTTCTGGCGCAACAAGCAAGAAACTATCAGTTCATGGTTTATGGATTATATGTTCCTAATCGCTGTCTTATGACTTGTTCATCGAAGGTCAGTTGTTTCTTAAGATATTTTTGATACTTTTACCGTGGAATGTGTAACGAAAACTTGCTATTATTAAATGGATAGGCTCGTTATTGGGGTCGGCCTTGACAAGGACGCAGCTCAGTGTTGCCGGTTCCCTTGCAAATATGTCACGTTGTGCAGGGTCGTGTGGTACTACTGTCGCCGTGACCACATCACtctggtgcggtgtggtgtggacgGTGCACGTCATTGTTGTgaatgtgtgcgcgcgcgctgcCTCCTCCGCCACATCCCAGAGCTCATCTGACCGCGACGTTGTGATTCTTGTAAGAACACATGTACACGCAAGTTTTTATTTTACTAAGTTGTATTAagggattatttttcttttacttttgcaTCTCAGGTTAAGAACGCATCTTCATTGAAAGCTTTTAATGAGAGACTTGAGCTCCATGTACAGCAAGCCTTCTTCTTAACGGTTAAGTGATCTTTCGTGGTCATCCACCGGTTGCGAAAGACCCTACTTGGTTTGGGATTGGAATGGGTCGACTGATCGCACTACCTTGGAGCTGTTTCGGTGCCTGCCCTTGGTAGCTTCAACAAGCACAGTGATATATTATTCTCATGATATTGCTTTTCCGTGTAAATCATGAAATCTAAGTCAGATATCTGGGACAAAGTGTTGATAGTAATAATTGCAAGATATTGATGCATTTTCTTCGACTCCATGATACTTATGAGCAATAATAAGTGTACAATAACTGGTGATTGTGACTTGAGGCAGTTGTTTACGAGGCTACTTCCAGTCTTCATGAACCAACGCTGTCTCGGTCTCTGCATTGCCTCTCACCTTCTAGtctcacacgcccacacacgcatcgccactgtctttttttttcttaccagttGAGTGCGTTTAACTCACAGATCAAGAACTGACTTGAGTGTCTGAATCTTAGTAGAGTTGATGTTCAGTTGACATACCTGTAAATCTGACCTTTTTCTTATAATATTTATGTATCTTCAATTTCAGATGTTAAAGACTGAAGATTTGTGAAGTGAACATGAGTGAACATACACCGAATGTTTGGAACGTGATTTTAAAACCAATTAACCTCGGGACAAGTGCTACTGTGTGTTAACTGAAAACGAAATTGTTGGTGACCCTcaataataaaatgaaaatcgGTGTTAAAACGTTGAAGCTGCCAGTGGAGTACAGTGTAAACTATTGTGTTTTTTGTtagtgctttgtgtgtgtgtgtttttttttttttttctaatatgacAAAATCGAGTGAGTGACGGAGTGATTCACAGTGCCAccagatgacctctgacctcaccatgTCGGCGCTGCAGATCGTACCAAGGATGgcgctgatcctcctcctcctgctggtggcctGGCCCGTGCAGTCGTGTTGGCCGGGCTTCGTGAAGCAGGCTGCCAGCGAGGCTGATATGGTTCTCACGGCCAAGGTGACTCACCTCGGATCACAGAGAGGTCAAGGAAGAAACAGAGTGTATAACGTAGTGAGAATCATGGTGAAAGAATTCTTAAAAGGTGAGGAAGTGTACCAGCAGCACATGAAGACTTCACATACGTACGGTGGatcagaggaagaagaggtcACGATTCTTGAGAATCCTTTAGACTTCCTCAGTGATGCACCGACCTCGGACAGCACTGTTGATGTAGATGGAGTGACCACCCTTGGTACATGTAGTGGCCGACTGCGTGTTGGAGATATACAGATATTTTTCCTAAGGACTAAAACGAAAGATGAGGTCAGGAACGGTCAGAGTGAGGCAATTTTCCAAGTGACTTCTCAACCCATCAAGATCAACCTGGAGGTCCTGAGGCTTACTAAGGCGGCTGTTCAAGGTAAGAGATCATTACTAGTGTCTTTATAGTCTATGAGCTCAGCTGATCAAGATGCCATAAAACCGTTTTCAAATTAATTCATTGTTTTACATGTATATGCTTTTGTGCGAGTCAATTTTTCATTTCGGGAACTTGTATTTAACTGAAAATCGTAAGTATTGAAACCATTGCTACAGATTGATAAGATGATACTTGTCAGTACAGTGGTTAGAATGATTCGCTCAACGTTTTTTCAGG from Panulirus ornatus isolate Po-2019 chromosome 58, ASM3632096v1, whole genome shotgun sequence includes these protein-coding regions:
- the LOC139766718 gene encoding uncharacterized protein; amino-acid sequence: MTSDLTMSALQIVPRMALILLLLLVAWPVQSCWPGFVKQAASEADMVLTAKVTHLGSQRGQGRNRVYNVVRIMVKEFLKGEEVYQQHMKTSHTYGGSEEEEVTILENPLDFLSDAPTSDSTVDVDGVTTLGTCSGRLRVGDIQIFFLRTKTKDEVRNGQSEAIFQVTSQPIKINLEVLRLTKAAVQGKRSLLVSL